Within the Candidatus Reidiella endopervernicosa genome, the region GGTACCCGATAATCCACGTGAGGTGATGCATGATACACGTGAGTATCAGGACACTGAACGGGATATATACAGCTTCAGAGTAAAGCGCGATTTTGGCCCGGTTAAACTCCATGCAACGACCGGTTATCAGAGGCTCGTTGTCGATTCGAATGAAGAGCTCCATGGCACCGAGGTCGATTTTGCATCAAGTATTCGTGCCTTGCGTAGTGAGGCATTGAGTCAGGAGCTACGCTTCAGCTCTTCGGATGTCGAACGGTTCAGATGGTTGGCGGGGCTCTACCTGCACAACAGTGAGAAACGTCTCGGCTTCGATGTCGATCTGCCAGCGCTGGCTTCGCTGTCACAGGGTAGTGGTGATCTTAATGAGTGGTCGGCGGCGTTGTTCGGTGAATTGGCCTACCGGGTCGAGGCACGCTCCTGGGCACGTTTCGGTCTGAGCTATCGTTACGATAGCCGAGAGGTTGATCAGGATAAGCTCCTGGTCAGCCCGATGGGGAGCAGTCTGCTCAGTAATCGCGATAGCGATGCCTGGTTGGCGCTGCTTCCCGAACTATCGATCGAGCATAATGATCTGAGTAACAATCGCTTCTATGCCAAGGCTGTTCGTGGTTATAAAGCGGGCGGCTTCAATGCGGCATCGATTCAATCGGCCTATGAGCCAGAGTATCTATGGGCTTACGAAATGGGGGTTAGCCGGGCAGCTACAGGACGCCGTCTGAATGGTCACGCCTCGATCTTCTACTACGATTACGAAGATATTCAGCTCTTTACTATTCCAGCCGGTGCGCCGGCGGGCACCACGCCACTGATCAGTAACGCAGCACGAGCCTCGGTTTGAGGTGTCGATCTGAATCTAAACTACAGTATGACTCCAAGACTGGTTTTCGATATTGGCGTTGTTGCGCTGGATGCCCACTACGACGCCTTCTCGACGGTTGATCCTAATAATCCACTTGATGATCCCGATCGTTCCGGCGACCCGCTCCCTGACTCTCCCAATCTGGCGCTAAATTTGGGCCTCTCCTACCACTGGTTGCATGACCAGGGTGTCAAAACGGGTGTGAGTGCAAATTACCGCTATCGTTCCAGGGTCTACTTTAGCCCCTACCACGATGAAGCAGTAATGCAGGAGGGGCATGGGGTGCTCGATATCGGTATGGATATTCGGGGGCAGAAAGAGCGCTGGTCGCTGTCGCTGTTTGTAAATAATCTTACCGATGAGCTCTACGCAAGATCGATAGTCCGCGTCGATCCGATTGTCGGAACCACTCGTTTCTGGGGAGAACCTCGTCATTTTGGAGCCAGCCTTGAATACCGTTTCTGAGTTTATGAAAAGAGGTGTATCGACAGGGAAAGATGTTGATGAAGAGAACTCTATTGAACAGGCGAGGTTGGAGGAAAG harbors:
- a CDS encoding TonB-dependent receptor — its product is MTIIVTPSQWDDDDSPPSHVNEYLYADDLGRENIDHTSEIQRAMPGMSLMQGGGFGNVVIRGVGSTLSSASESGVGNYVDGIYLNGGMWSPRSLYDVKSIGLQKGPSSVAQGYGTIGGALSIVSRDPDPYINGFVDLLLGDYGQRRVSGAYNQPLGGDWSVRVAGTAIQRDGYTKNLYLGNEVDNQESYAWRGKLRFWPEDGWDLMLSMETERVDDAHGCGKQPDTDSGVNGGILLGGTVPDNPREVMHDTREYQDTERDIYSFRVKRDFGPVKLHATTGYQRLVVDSNEELHGTEVDFASSIRALRSEALSQELRFSSSDVERFRWLAGLYLHNSEKRLGFDVDLPALASLSQGSGDLNEWSAALFGELAYRVEARSWARFGLSYRYDSREVDQDKLLVSPMGSSLLSNRDSDAWLALLPELSIEHNDLSNNRFYAKAVRGYKAGGFNAASIQSAYEPEYLWAYEMGVSRAATGRRLNGHASIFYYDYEDIQLFTIPAGAPAGTTPLISNAARASV
- a CDS encoding TonB-dependent receptor domain-containing protein; translation: MNLNYSMTPRLVFDIGVVALDAHYDAFSTVDPNNPLDDPDRSGDPLPDSPNLALNLGLSYHWLHDQGVKTGVSANYRYRSRVYFSPYHDEAVMQEGHGVLDIGMDIRGQKERWSLSLFVNNLTDELYARSIVRVDPIVGTTRFWGEPRHFGASLEYRF